A single genomic interval of Pseudomonadota bacterium harbors:
- a CDS encoding phosphatidylglycerophosphatase A: MKATLDKLFEISARKEKQKAKALPFPYPHPAFWIATWGKVGHLPMAGTWGTVASLPFIIAITEYTELGILYIFTILSFLIGWWACRKVEEHTGEHDHKSVVIDEVFGMALVASFMPHLSLGSSWVHWLAAFILFRIFDMLKPPPISQIDQKLDGPFGVMFDDGLAAIYSIIALWLIF, translated from the coding sequence ATGAAGGCAACACTCGACAAACTTTTTGAAATTAGCGCCCGTAAAGAAAAACAAAAAGCGAAGGCTTTGCCCTTCCCTTATCCGCATCCAGCATTTTGGATCGCCACTTGGGGCAAAGTGGGCCACCTGCCAATGGCTGGTACATGGGGCACAGTCGCAAGTCTTCCTTTTATTATTGCAATTACAGAGTACACAGAGCTCGGTATTCTATACATATTCACCATTCTCAGTTTCTTGATCGGATGGTGGGCTTGCCGCAAAGTTGAAGAACACACAGGCGAACATGACCATAAAAGTGTCGTGATTGATGAAGTGTTTGGTATGGCTCTTGTCGCAAGCTTTATGCCTCACCTCAGCCTTGGCTCATCTTGGGTGCACTGGCTTGCTGCTTTTATTCTGTTTCGTATTTTTGATATGCTAAAACCACCGCCAATCAGCCAAATTGATCAAAAACTAGATGGCCCATTTGGCGTTATGTTTGATGATGGCCTTGCTGCTATCTACAGCATCATTGCCCTCTGGCTTATTTTCTAA
- a CDS encoding CinA family protein: MFDESLVILAERVLNDARGKGLTIATAESCTGGLVASLLTDIPGSSDVVMGGAVTYSNQAKMDLLNVNPLTLETAGAVSDETVLQMAKGAAKAYRADITVSLSGVAGPTGGTATKPVGLVWIGLHYSGEQKAFIHNFRGDRTAVRMQAVEAALTHMYEALNPLELN, encoded by the coding sequence ATGTTTGATGAGAGCTTAGTAATCCTAGCAGAACGCGTACTCAACGACGCACGCGGTAAAGGCCTTACAATTGCCACAGCAGAAAGTTGCACGGGTGGACTCGTTGCAAGCCTCCTTACAGACATTCCTGGAAGTAGCGATGTGGTTATGGGTGGCGCTGTCACTTATAGTAACCAAGCAAAGATGGATCTACTTAACGTCAACCCACTCACTTTAGAAACAGCAGGCGCTGTAAGTGATGAAACGGTTCTTCAAATGGCCAAAGGTGCTGCAAAAGCTTACCGTGCAGACATTACTGTGAGCCTAAGTGGCGTAGCAGGCCCCACTGGCGGCACTGCCACCAAACCTGTTGGTCTTGTTTGGATTGGTCTACATTATAGCGGTGAGCAAAAAGCATTTATCCACAACTTTAGAGGCGACCGTACAGCCGTACGCATGCAAGCCGTTGAAGCTGCACTTACTCATATGTATGAAGCATTA